Within the Nocardioides aurantiacus genome, the region TGGCCGAAGTGACCGGAGCACCGTCGGGTGCATCATGATGGTCCTCTTGACGGTCGACCTGGGCTGCCAGTTCTTTGCCTATTGCAGGCACTAACCAGTCGACGTCTGGATGTTCGTGGAGATTCCAAGTGACATCGCGGCCAGCCCGGAACTTCTTCCCGCAGCACTGCATCTGCCACGCCTCGACCCATACGAGCATGCACGACGGTACATCGTGGCAGTCGTCGTAGAGATGAATCCTTCGGAGCCGCGCGCACGTCGCGACCGGCGAATGCTGTGACGCCGGGGTGCGGGCGTGGGTGCGGGTGCGGGTGGCACCTGAGCACATCGTGGTCACCACGGCGGGTGGAACGGCGGCTAACCCCCGTATT harbors:
- a CDS encoding DUF6578 domain-containing protein, which produces MLVWVEAWQMQCCGKKFRAGRDVTWNLHEHPDVDWLVPAIGKELAAQVDRQEDHHDAPDGAPVTSATVRRIRAMSIKYAPSPDDSEVPIPIPGSARIVDVGKADGWYPEAERRGLSFEGYLVDIDVHH